A genomic segment from Fusobacterium sp. encodes:
- a CDS encoding DUF5684 domain-containing protein yields the protein MIGLILMILAFAGMWKTFEKAGMEGWKGIVPVYNMYLLITEIAKKPWWYLLLLFVPIANIVIMIIVSIEVAKAFGKTTGFGIGLALLSFVFYPLLGFGDAVYQGLGTEETTTTVDSDSEDKNEKLDYDL from the coding sequence ATGATAGGATTAATTTTAATGATTCTTGCTTTTGCAGGAATGTGGAAAACTTTTGAGAAGGCTGGAATGGAAGGATGGAAAGGAATTGTTCCTGTTTATAACATGTACCTTTTAATCACTGAAATTGCAAAAAAACCTTGGTGGTATCTATTACTATTATTTGTACCAATAGCAAATATAGTTATTATGATTATTGTAAGTATTGAAGTTGCAAAAGCATTTGGAAAAACTACAGGATTTGGAATAGGACTTGCTCTACTTTCATTTGTATTTTATCCATTATTAGGATTTGGAGATGCAGTATATCAAGGACTTGGAACTGAAGAAACTACTACTACTGTAGATTCAGATTCTGAAGATAAAAATGAAAAACTAGATTATGATCTATAG